One stretch of Armigeres subalbatus isolate Guangzhou_Male chromosome 2, GZ_Asu_2, whole genome shotgun sequence DNA includes these proteins:
- the LOC134214248 gene encoding uncharacterized protein LOC134214248, producing MKHWLTVVCVLGFLCGGVFTMYSAISIGSQGLGTMATSLKSIESVMKTYFKNLNAARNKILNSVDKFGLFVNTTYASLNDSYGATQPNIESFLSSVEWFSTQFTHIENSINSNIGYDLYKLNNEMQQTMTTIMQRCSNIDSLVSSFAYQQNGENCTEQISTKASNVPSQVSKFGACLQTAVEIVPTVVSPVQDILDLAKSDLISLNKQLKICAATSTSCINEYFSDIHAELLNVNMELFMANNLLNSFIYDTIWRNELCGELIKHNVQDVLQNLVTEFSQCSYPLN from the exons ATGAAACATTGGCTGACAGTAGTTTGTGTACTGGGCTTCCTGTGCGGAGGAGTCTTCACAATGTACTCGGCTATATCCATCGGATCACAAGGTCTCGGAACAATGGCCACAAGCCTGAAGAGCATCGAAAGCGTCATGAAAACCTACTTCAAAAATCTGAACGCTGCCCGCAACAAGATCTTGAACTCGGTCGACAAGTTCGGACTGTTCGTGAACACCACGTACGCATCGTTGAACGATTCCTACGGTGCCACGCAACCAAACATAGAGAGCTTTTTGTCGAGCGTAGAGTGGTTTTCTACGCAATTCACACATATTGAAAATTCAATCAACAGCAACATCGGCTATGATTTGTACAAATTGAACAATGAAATGCAACAAACCATGACTACGATCATGCA gcgttgctcgaatattgattccctggtctcTTCTTTTGCCTATCAACAGAATGGGGAAAACTGTACGGAACAGATCTCCACTAAGGCCAGCAACGTGCCCAGTCAAGTTTCCAAGTTTGGAGCTTGTTTGCAAACGGCAGTAGAGATCGTACCAACAGTAGTGAGTCCTGTGCAGGATATCTTGGATTTGGCGAAGAGTGACTTAATTTCGCTGAACAAGCAACTCAAGATCTGTGCTGCCACATCAACCAGCTGCATCAATGAG tatttctcgGATATCCACGCGGAATTGCTCAACGTCAACATGGAACTGTTCATGGCAAACAATCTGTTGAACTCCTTTATATACGATACAATATGGCGCAACGAGTTGTGTGGAGAGTTAATCAAGCACAATGTCCAGGATGTCTTACAAAACTTGGTGACTGAGTTCAGCCAGTGCTCATATCCACTAAATTGA
- the LOC134214249 gene encoding uncharacterized protein LOC134214249, producing MKFHFVLVGTVCLFCGIQAQTLDTTVANAISTSKFNMATTIQQVNNTINSADQIVLTAWNQYGQSMVDLYNSYYTRFSVYTTIDLSYFANAITNIQNTISYPPMLIQDPQVSYAFSNVQASAQQVEDTLTTAAASITNAACVSPCTSKKLASCTTKHGAKLTADPITMDRVTDCIAAEKSRYAKIGTDMASQYSNVLTSAVNYLAVVNVCDTPAPEALINASANYGPPSTQCLENFLQRLNGVPMNTYVADSMRFPQTQLVSYRMERCAKLVALDIADRVAKVLGDFNSCLG from the exons ATGAAATTTCATTTCGTTCTCGTGGGAACTGTGTGCCTGTTTTGCGGAATACAAGCCCAGACTCTTGACACCACCGTTGCAAATGCCATAAGTACTTCCAAGTTCAACATGGCCACTACAATCCAGCAGGTTAACAACACAATCAACAGTGCCGACCAGATAGTTTTGACAGCATGGAACCAATACGGTCAATCCATGGTAGACCTCTACAACTCGTATTACACCCGCTTCTCCGTTTACACTACAATTGATTTGAGTTACTTCGCGAACGCCATCACCAATATACAGAACACCATTAGCTATCCTCCTATGCTAATCCAAGACCCACAGGTCAGTTATGCATTCTCAAACGTCCAAGCTAGCGCTCAACAGGTTGAAGATACTCTCACTACAGCGGCTGCCAGCATTACCAACGCAGCTTGCGTTTCTCCTTGCACCAGCAAAAAATTAGCCTCCTGCACAACTAAACACGGTGCTAAATTGACCGCTGATCCAATTACTATGGACCGTGTGACAGATTGCATCGCTGCAGAAAAATCCCGATACGCCAAAATCGGTACGGATATGGCATCGCAATACAGCAATGTGCTCACGAGCGCTGTCAATTACCTTGCGGTGGTGAACGTCTGTGACACTCCGGCACCGGAAGCTTTGATCAATGCATCTGCGAATTATGGACCTCCATCGACGCAATGTCTGGAAAAC TTCCTCCAAAGATTGAATGGCGTACCAATGAACACCTACGTCGCCGACTCCATGCGATTCCCTCAGACTCAATTGGTTAGCTACCGAATGGAGCGTTGCGCTAAACTTGTGGCGTTGGATATCGCGGATCGTGTCGCCAAAGTGTTGGGTGACTTCAACAGTTGTTTGGGATAA